The stretch of DNA ATATAGGCCAGTCCGATTGCAAACAGAATATACAGAACTCCGAGGCTAATGATAGCTCTCCTACCACCGAAATCGGACGCGATCGACTTCCACGTATCCACGAGAGAACAGTTGGTACGGAGGGGTATTGTGTGTTCTGTATCAAAATAATTCAGCCCTCTCTTCTAGGTGGTGTTCAGATAAGGTTGAAGGAGTGAGGCGTGACGTTTTCAAAGTGACTTATGCCCGAAAACGCACGCCTCAGTCCTAGTATCGGCCAGATTGACTTGGGTTTTGTGGAGCGAGAGGCAACACCGCGACTGTTGATGAAGCTCAGTATTCAGCTTCATCTCGCTGGACTCTCGCTTTCGAATACTGTTCGTATTCTCGAGATATTCGGTGTTGATCGAGCTCGATCCACCGTCCATAACTGGGTTCACAAAGCTGATCTACAGCCAGATTCTGGTCGAGATCCGGATCAGGTTGCGGTTGACGAAACCGTGATCCGACTCAATGACGAGCAGTACTGGCTGTATGCTGCGGTCGATCCCGAATCGAACGATTTGCTTCATACACAGCTTGAACCGACCAGAACCAAAGTGATAGCAAGTTCATTCATTGCGGAACTGCGCGAGAAACACGACGTCGACGACGCCGTGTTTCTCGTCGACGGCGACAAAGCACTGAACTACGCCTGCCAACGACATGATCTCGATTTCAGATACGAACGCCACGGAAATCGGAATAGCGTTGAACGTGTATTCCGAGAGGTAAAGCGACGAACTTCTTCGTTTTCAAACTGCTTTAGTCATGCACACGCGGAAACAGCTGATGAGTGGCTTAGATCGTTCGCCTTTGCATGGAATCAGCTTATCTGAACACGATGCTCTTCTACAAGCATATTTATTAGCCGCATGTGATATATTGTCTCGTCCGCTCATTGCTCTGGTACTCATTACGATGCTTCTCTCGCGAACAAATTGAGATCTTAGAAAATAGCTTCAGATCTGGGGCCGATTCGGTAACTGTTTCACCTGTACTGAGCGATTTGGTGCGCTGTATAGTGGCGATCAGCGATGAGTCATTTCTGCGAGTGCGCGCGTGGAACTGAGAGTCTGATCCGCCGAGCTAGAGCGTGTCAAACGAGTTGATCACATCACTCGTCGAGTACGTATCGACTAGGTTCTGTTTGTCAAAGTCAGAATCGTCGCTCCAGATGGCCCTATTACTGGCGATTGCACACGCGAGGTACAGCACATCGTCGGGGTCGGTGTCTCCGATAGCTGCGTCTGCCTTCTCGATAGCCGGATAGAAGTCGTCGGCAGGGATGATCTCAATGTACTGGAACAGGAGGTCAATGAACTGTGCCACTCGATCCGGTTCCATTCCGGATTTCTCTACGATCAGGTCTTCGTAGTTCTCGATTTCGTCGTGGACAAACGCGGGCGTCAGGAGATCCGGTTCGAGTGTAACGATGAGCTCCCGCGTTTTCGAATTGGCGATGAGTGCAGAGATGACGACGTTGGCGTCAATGACCAGCTTCATTCGTCGAGTCTACGCCGATTCTTCTTCGACGCGCTTGCGCCCACGTTCGTTGATTGTATCGGCGATTTCCTGAACATCGCGCTCGGTAAGTTCGCTCTCACTGGTGAGTTCGTCCATCATTTCGAGCGTCTCGATCTTTTCTTGGATGGCCTGTCGTGTGACCTCGCTCCAGTTGATCTCCGGGTGCCGTTCCATTCGCTCTTTGAGATTGTCGTCCACGTTGACTGTGATACTGGGCATACAGGAATCTATGTGGGCACAGAATACTGTGTCTTTCGGTGCATCCCGTGTCAAGCGACATCGAGTTCCTCGCACTAGATAGGACGGGAGAGTTCGAGCCGATAGACCTACAAAGTTCCAAATTCCACTGGTTCAGAAACCTGCACATTCTGGATTGTCTCGTCAGATCGAAGAAGTATGTAATAGAATAAGTGCCGCTTTTGGCCCTCAGAGCGCCTTCTACACCAATTCTCTCAAGCCATGGGCCCTGACGGGGAGCGTCCAGAATGTGCTGGGGCGTCACCTAGCTGTTATTCGACGGAAGAAGCGCTCAGACACCTGCTAAGCAGATCGCTGTTCCGTGTCTTTGCGAGTGAGACAACTATGACGAACGATCTCGAACCACTTGCGCCAGAAACAGCCAGACAAATGTACCTCGACGAACGGCGACACGAACTCACAACTGCCAGCGTGTAGGGACAGCTGGCGAAACTTCGATTGTACCTCCGATTCTGTGCGACGGTCGATGCAATCGAACCAAGGCTCGTCAAACACACGCTGATATTCGCATTAGCCCGAAAATTGACTACCGGATAGTGAGAATCGGAAACTCCAGTGAGCTCCCAACACTGTTCGATAATCATGGAATCTCGGCGTCTTCATCGTGGAGTCGATTTATGTTACTTGCTGTGGTGACAGACGCTGTAATGTCTGAGCGGACCTTTGGAACAGCGCGAGCGACGAAGGGTTTCGGTATCTTCGACGACCACGAGACAGACTGGACGTGACTCCGAACGCTGGCACAGATGACCGAGAAGGGTGCTGAAGTCGGCGAGTGTCTCTCGGCTGCTCGGCGAATCAACGAACGCGACATCGAGAGTTGGATTTCGGAATGGGCAACCCTCGCGGAACGTCTCGAACAGGATGCCGAGGACGCTCTCGACAAAGGTCACGAAATCAGTGC from Natronorubrum tibetense GA33 encodes:
- a CDS encoding IS6 family transposase, producing the protein MPENARLSPSIGQIDLGFVEREATPRLLMKLSIQLHLAGLSLSNTVRILEIFGVDRARSTVHNWVHKADLQPDSGRDPDQVAVDETVIRLNDEQYWLYAAVDPESNDLLHTQLEPTRTKVIASSFIAELREKHDVDDAVFLVDGDKALNYACQRHDLDFRYERHGNRNSVERVFREVKRRTSSFSNCFSHAHAETADEWLRSFAFAWNQLI
- a CDS encoding PIN domain-containing protein, translated to MKLVIDANVVISALIANSKTRELIVTLEPDLLTPAFVHDEIENYEDLIVEKSGMEPDRVAQFIDLLFQYIEIIPADDFYPAIEKADAAIGDTDPDDVLYLACAIASNRAIWSDDSDFDKQNLVDTYSTSDVINSFDTL